One segment of Rhodohalobacter mucosus DNA contains the following:
- a CDS encoding Pycsar system effector family protein, translating into MFADIVGYTKMMQQDEENAKSLRDRQRSVIERYLLDYHGQVMQYYGDGTLIMFGSALDAVKCARDIQLELTKQPAVPVRIGIHMGDVVYDDEGIYGDAVNVASRIQSVGVSGSVMLSDNVFNEIKNHPGIRVESCGEHALKNVAMPVNLYSLVYETFRQPGQSIVEKSEANASQDNSSDQQGLGSLKRGVSDMFRTSYRNHIELSAIADNKSNIMISINGIIISIMIASIPAQITSDSSLLLPTAVLLITCMLSLIYAVLAARPRVSNEKVTLEDVRSNRSNILFFGNFYTMERDDYVTGLEELMSDSERLYNTMTRDLHSLGVVLSKKFKLLRVAYNIFMVGLVASVCSFLVFYLLM; encoded by the coding sequence ATGTTTGCCGATATAGTAGGCTATACTAAAATGATGCAGCAAGACGAAGAGAACGCCAAATCATTAAGGGATCGTCAGCGCTCAGTTATCGAAAGGTATTTGCTTGATTACCATGGGCAGGTGATGCAGTATTACGGTGACGGAACGCTCATTATGTTTGGAAGCGCCCTGGATGCTGTAAAATGCGCAAGGGATATTCAGCTCGAGCTTACCAAACAGCCGGCCGTACCTGTCCGGATCGGGATTCATATGGGTGATGTAGTTTACGATGACGAGGGAATCTATGGAGATGCTGTTAATGTAGCCTCCCGCATTCAGTCGGTCGGGGTATCCGGTTCGGTCATGCTTTCGGATAACGTTTTTAATGAGATTAAAAACCATCCGGGAATTCGGGTAGAGTCTTGCGGAGAGCATGCGTTAAAAAATGTTGCGATGCCCGTTAACTTATACTCTTTGGTATATGAGACGTTTCGGCAACCCGGGCAAAGCATAGTTGAAAAATCCGAAGCAAATGCATCGCAGGACAACTCTTCAGATCAACAGGGGCTGGGCTCACTCAAGCGCGGGGTTTCTGATATGTTTCGAACCTCGTACAGAAACCATATAGAGTTAAGTGCGATTGCAGATAACAAGTCGAACATTATGATCAGTATCAACGGGATCATTATTTCGATCATGATTGCATCGATTCCGGCACAGATCACTTCCGACTCCTCGCTGCTTTTGCCTACAGCGGTTTTATTAATCACCTGCATGTTGTCGTTGATCTATGCGGTATTGGCTGCGAGGCCCCGTGTCAGTAACGAGAAAGTAACCCTGGAGGATGTGCGTTCCAATCGATCCAATATTCTGTTTTTTGGAAATTTCTATACCATGGAACGGGATGATTATGTAACAGGGCTGGAGGAATTGATGTCAGACAGTGAGCGCCTGTACAATACGATGACAAGGGATCTGCACAGCCTTGGCGTGGTTTTGTCCAAAAAGTTCAAGCTGCTCAGAGTTGCCTATAATATTTTTATGGTGGGCCTGGTCGCGTCGGTATGCAGTTTTTTGGTTTTCTATCTTCTGATGTAG
- a CDS encoding phosphosulfolactate synthase has protein sequence MTQKKTFDFLNMNDRESKPRKTGVTEIRGPYYDVMGKRYLSDIMETAGDYVDSLKFSGGSFSIMPKKAVTELIDIAHNYGALVSTGGFMEYILTQGNESVDRYIETCKDYGFDIIELSAGFISLPTDDWLRLIEKVQNAGLKAKPEIGIQFGAGGDTARGELESEGKLDTGYAVKQASRFIDAGAYMIMIESEGITENADPWRTDVPAEFINEIGLEKLMFEAADPDVFAWYIKNYGPEVNLFVDNSQIVQLETLRRGIWGTKSLWGRVLTYKG, from the coding sequence ATGACACAAAAGAAAACCTTTGATTTTTTAAATATGAACGATCGGGAATCCAAACCCAGGAAAACCGGTGTCACCGAGATCCGTGGCCCTTATTACGATGTAATGGGCAAGCGGTACCTAAGCGATATTATGGAGACAGCCGGAGATTATGTGGACTCCCTTAAGTTTTCGGGCGGTTCGTTCTCTATCATGCCTAAAAAGGCGGTTACGGAGCTGATAGACATAGCCCATAACTACGGCGCGCTCGTCTCCACAGGCGGATTCATGGAGTACATTCTCACCCAGGGTAATGAATCCGTAGACCGGTATATTGAAACATGCAAGGATTATGGATTCGATATCATTGAGCTCTCGGCCGGTTTTATTTCGCTTCCTACCGATGACTGGCTTCGGTTGATTGAGAAAGTTCAAAACGCGGGACTAAAAGCCAAACCTGAAATAGGCATTCAATTTGGCGCCGGGGGCGACACCGCCAGGGGTGAGCTGGAAAGCGAGGGTAAGCTCGATACCGGATATGCCGTGAAGCAGGCCAGTCGTTTTATTGACGCTGGTGCATACATGATCATGATTGAATCGGAAGGGATTACGGAAAACGCAGATCCCTGGAGAACCGATGTTCCGGCTGAATTTATTAACGAAATTGGGCTGGAAAAACTGATGTTTGAGGCAGCTGATCCGGACGTTTTTGCATGGTATATCAAAAATTATGGCCCGGAGGTAAATCTTTTTGTGGATAACAGCCAGATCGTACAACTCGAAACTCTTAGGCGCGGCATCTGGGGAACCAAGAGCCTTTGGGGAAGGGTATTGACATATAAGGGATAA
- a CDS encoding MmgE/PrpD family protein produces MTMEVHGLATFVQNSSFDQLSDKAVDQLKIRLLDSLGTAIGAIEGPPVRAIRNMVEDFGGNKMSTLIGGGKTTPDRAALYNSGLVRYLDFNDSYLAKGETCHPSDNIGSILAAGETTSLSGRDFLTALALAYQVQCRLSDEAPVRDKGFDHTTQGSYAVAAGVSKALGLNEDQTAHAISIAGTALNALRVTRTGALSNWKGLAYPHTAFGGTHAALLASYGITGPPAVFEGNKGFKDSIAGEFSIDWQNEDLERVTRTIIKKYNAEIHSQSSIEAMMDLQSEHEFTAREVDKIEIEIFDVAFNIIGGGEEGDKTIVRKKEEADHSLHYMVSAALLDGEVMPDQYKKERIEGDDIQSLLKKVTVSPRREYSDRFPDEMPLKLTVRLKDGTSHMIEKKDYEGFHTRPMSWETIIEKFERLSGPYITQEISEQIIDTIRSFENHSVTDLMNLLSQVKLTSA; encoded by the coding sequence ATGACTATGGAAGTTCATGGCCTTGCAACCTTCGTCCAAAACTCATCCTTCGATCAACTTTCCGATAAAGCTGTTGATCAATTAAAAATCCGCTTGCTCGATTCTTTGGGAACAGCAATTGGAGCCATTGAAGGGCCGCCGGTTCGGGCGATTCGAAATATGGTTGAAGATTTTGGCGGCAACAAAATGAGCACCCTTATTGGCGGCGGAAAAACCACCCCGGACCGCGCTGCCCTTTACAACAGCGGGCTTGTACGGTATCTCGATTTCAACGACAGCTACCTTGCCAAAGGCGAAACGTGTCATCCAAGCGATAATATCGGGTCGATACTGGCGGCAGGAGAAACCACCTCACTATCCGGTAGAGATTTTCTGACTGCACTTGCCTTAGCTTACCAGGTGCAGTGCCGCTTGTCTGATGAAGCCCCGGTTCGCGATAAGGGTTTCGACCATACCACACAGGGCTCATACGCTGTGGCTGCAGGGGTTTCAAAAGCACTTGGACTGAATGAAGATCAAACTGCTCATGCTATATCCATCGCAGGCACCGCATTAAATGCACTGAGGGTCACACGAACCGGAGCCCTGTCGAACTGGAAAGGGCTTGCCTATCCTCATACCGCTTTTGGCGGTACCCACGCAGCACTGCTTGCAAGCTACGGTATTACCGGTCCGCCGGCCGTTTTTGAGGGAAATAAGGGCTTTAAAGATTCTATAGCGGGAGAGTTCAGTATCGATTGGCAAAATGAGGACCTCGAGCGTGTTACCCGCACCATCATTAAAAAATATAATGCCGAAATTCACTCTCAGTCATCCATCGAAGCCATGATGGATCTGCAGAGTGAGCACGAATTTACAGCCCGGGAGGTTGACAAAATAGAGATTGAGATTTTTGATGTGGCCTTCAACATTATCGGGGGTGGAGAAGAGGGCGACAAAACAATTGTAAGAAAAAAAGAAGAGGCTGATCATAGCCTGCACTACATGGTTTCCGCCGCACTTCTCGACGGAGAGGTGATGCCTGACCAATATAAAAAGGAACGCATTGAGGGGGATGATATTCAGTCACTTCTGAAAAAGGTAACCGTATCACCCAGACGTGAGTACAGTGACAGATTCCCCGATGAAATGCCCCTGAAGCTGACTGTCCGTCTAAAAGACGGAACGTCCCATATGATTGAAAAAAAAGATTACGAGGGATTTCATACAAGGCCTATGAGCTGGGAAACGATCATTGAAAAATTTGAAAGGCTTTCCGGTCCCTATATCACACAAGAAATCAGCGAACAGATCATTGATACAATCCGAAGTTTTGAAAACCACTCCGTAACAGACCTGATGAATTTGTTGAGTCAAGTTAAACTGACTTCCGCATAA
- a CDS encoding glycine zipper domain-containing protein encodes MKKQKTKNIAIGAGLGIILGAVVGSAAFGLVLGAAVGAFAGPRIRKKLASRSYY; translated from the coding sequence ATGAAAAAGCAAAAAACTAAAAATATTGCGATTGGTGCAGGTCTGGGAATCATATTAGGAGCAGTAGTAGGGAGCGCTGCGTTCGGCCTTGTACTCGGAGCTGCTGTAGGAGCTTTTGCGGGACCCAGGATCCGGAAAAAGCTTGCTTCCAGGTCTTATTATTAA
- a CDS encoding iron chaperone, which translates to MKKLFVLPLLFLAALVNARDFEEKPIDEFPELDQFDSVMAFQDYIDEYQQIMMAAYKNFIEFYPFPTTMAVFTDELSDFKQGKGSVQLSPDKPLPRDLIIRMVKFRRDELLKDKARGSF; encoded by the coding sequence ATGAAAAAACTGTTTGTACTGCCCCTCTTATTTCTTGCTGCTTTAGTCAATGCCCGGGATTTCGAAGAAAAGCCCATTGATGAGTTCCCGGAACTGGATCAGTTTGATTCGGTTATGGCTTTTCAGGATTATATTGATGAGTATCAGCAGATTATGATGGCAGCGTATAAAAACTTTATCGAGTTCTACCCCTTTCCCACCACGATGGCAGTGTTTACCGATGAACTGAGTGATTTCAAGCAGGGTAAGGGGTCCGTTCAGTTATCGCCGGACAAACCCCTTCCCAGAGACCTGATAATTCGGATGGTGAAGTTCAGAAGAGATGAGTTACTGAAAGATAAAGCACGAGGTTCATTCTGA
- a CDS encoding RDD family protein, with translation MLQPLFGNAFIAQLSGFALITLPVTLYFALSESSLHRATWGKRWQGISVVHQYGERLGLFRSLGRTALKFIPWEMAHTCIWQMNFDSGEPGILILTGFILVWVLAGIYLLTLIISPKNQTLYDKLANTTVIRS, from the coding sequence ATGCTGCAGCCGCTTTTCGGAAATGCATTTATAGCTCAGTTATCGGGGTTTGCTTTGATCACACTGCCGGTTACCCTCTATTTTGCGCTTTCAGAATCCTCATTACACCGGGCAACCTGGGGAAAGCGCTGGCAGGGAATCAGCGTCGTACACCAATATGGTGAAAGGTTGGGCTTATTTCGATCCCTGGGCCGGACAGCCTTAAAATTCATCCCCTGGGAAATGGCTCATACCTGCATTTGGCAAATGAATTTTGACAGCGGAGAACCCGGAATATTAATACTGACGGGATTTATTCTAGTTTGGGTGCTTGCAGGTATTTACTTACTTACTCTTATAATCAGTCCAAAGAACCAAACACTTTATGACAAGCTTGCAAATACAACGGTAATACGCAGCTGA
- a CDS encoding VOC family protein codes for MKIKVVGIPVQDQERALTFYTEKLGFVKKQDIPLGEGNRWLTVVSAEEPDGPELLLEPAPNHFEPAKVYQNAVKEAGMPYTQFRVDDVQKEYERLSGNGVEFSMKPTDMGTSKVAIFDDTCGNNMMIVEMV; via the coding sequence ATGAAAATTAAAGTTGTAGGAATACCTGTACAGGATCAGGAAAGAGCGCTGACATTTTATACAGAGAAACTGGGGTTCGTTAAAAAGCAGGATATTCCGCTGGGTGAGGGAAACCGATGGCTTACCGTCGTATCCGCAGAAGAACCTGATGGCCCTGAGTTACTTCTGGAACCCGCTCCCAACCATTTTGAACCCGCAAAAGTCTATCAGAACGCCGTAAAAGAAGCCGGCATGCCGTATACCCAATTCAGGGTGGATGATGTTCAGAAAGAGTATGAGCGGTTATCTGGAAATGGAGTCGAATTCAGCATGAAGCCTACGGATATGGGTACGTCGAAAGTGGCCATTTTCGATGACACCTGTGGAAACAACATGATGATTGTTGAGATGGTGTAA
- a CDS encoding NAD(P)-dependent alcohol dehydrogenase, which produces MKAILLNEYGPPKTLEIGEAAKPVPKDGEVLVKIHSTAINDWDWGIVRGNPFIIRMFFGLWKPKVRIPGIEISGTVEEVDDNVSSFTVGVEVYCDLSDNVFGGFAEYVCIPEKSLYQKPANISHLEASALPHAGLLVLQSLDIKGEVKPGQRVLINGAGGGVGTLGVQILKPYGVTMTGVDSGEKLELMKSMGYDHVMDYKKTDFTTTGEKYDFILDTKSNRSVFKYARSLKKGGTYVTVGGVMYRIFQIALLGWLIKLFTGKKLSVLGLQPNQGLERISELAEKGQLKPVIEGPYAFDEIPELIQYFGEARHKGKVVVDIET; this is translated from the coding sequence ATGAAAGCAATCCTCCTTAATGAATACGGCCCTCCGAAAACTCTTGAAATCGGAGAAGCAGCAAAACCGGTTCCTAAAGACGGTGAAGTATTGGTAAAAATTCACTCTACAGCTATTAATGACTGGGACTGGGGGATTGTCAGGGGAAACCCATTTATCATTCGGATGTTTTTTGGTCTGTGGAAGCCAAAAGTGCGTATTCCCGGGATAGAGATTTCAGGAACAGTCGAAGAGGTGGATGACAATGTGAGTTCATTTACGGTTGGCGTCGAGGTCTACTGCGATTTGTCGGACAATGTTTTCGGAGGATTTGCCGAATACGTATGCATTCCGGAAAAAAGTTTGTACCAGAAGCCTGCAAACATCAGTCACCTGGAAGCTTCTGCCCTGCCCCATGCAGGGCTTCTGGTTTTACAGAGTCTTGATATAAAGGGAGAGGTAAAACCCGGACAACGTGTACTGATCAACGGAGCCGGAGGTGGTGTGGGTACGCTGGGAGTTCAAATTCTGAAACCGTACGGAGTAACGATGACCGGCGTTGACAGCGGGGAAAAACTGGAACTGATGAAATCGATGGGATATGATCATGTGATGGATTATAAAAAAACGGACTTTACGACTACCGGAGAAAAGTACGACTTTATCCTCGATACAAAGTCGAACCGATCCGTTTTTAAATACGCGCGCTCACTCAAAAAAGGAGGGACCTATGTCACGGTTGGCGGGGTGATGTACAGAATTTTTCAAATCGCATTGCTCGGCTGGCTGATTAAACTCTTTACCGGCAAGAAGCTGAGTGTGTTGGGTCTTCAGCCCAACCAGGGCCTGGAACGGATTTCTGAGCTTGCGGAAAAGGGACAACTGAAACCGGTGATAGAGGGCCCCTATGCATTCGATGAAATCCCGGAATTGATTCAATATTTCGGAGAGGCCAGGCATAAAGGAAAGGTCGTCGTGGATATTGAAACATAG
- a CDS encoding SRPBCC family protein has product MKKDKQSSEIVYRICLRSPAERAFTLLTTDRGREAFWAERTEQHDSEIIFHFSNAETLRCRILESTPPHRFSLTYFNDSIVTFDIKKLPTETMLQMRETHLSPSDEYQNRAGWVSVLLNLKAQADHGIDLRNHNPDYTWLEGYID; this is encoded by the coding sequence ATGAAAAAGGACAAACAATCTTCAGAAATAGTTTATCGTATCTGTCTAAGGTCACCTGCCGAAAGAGCTTTCACCCTTTTGACAACTGACAGGGGAAGAGAAGCATTTTGGGCTGAGCGTACTGAGCAACACGATAGTGAAATTATATTTCACTTCTCAAATGCTGAGACTCTCCGTTGTCGCATTCTGGAATCCACTCCTCCCCATAGATTCTCACTGACATATTTTAATGACAGTATCGTAACCTTCGATATAAAGAAGCTGCCCACAGAGACCATGCTTCAGATGCGTGAGACCCATCTTTCACCTTCGGACGAATATCAGAATCGTGCGGGCTGGGTATCCGTGCTGTTAAATCTGAAGGCGCAGGCAGATCATGGCATAGACCTTCGAAATCACAATCCTGACTATACGTGGTTAGAAGGTTATATTGACTAA
- a CDS encoding response regulator transcription factor encodes MVATTKKPILIIEDDRDISELIRIHLSDLSYDVEQSYDGNEALELALSNRYSMLILDIMLPGTDGFDICKEVRKHDMQLPILMLTAKAEEIDKIMGLEFGADDYLTKPFSIRELTARVKALLRRSDISGKKHRADEKSVITFENLKIFPHKRSITIEEEMIELTAKEFDLLYLFASNPGRAYSRDNLLDLVWGYQYEGYSHTVNSHINRLRTKIEKDPSEPKYIKTVWGLGYRFTERRELS; translated from the coding sequence ATGGTCGCCACTACCAAAAAACCCATTTTGATCATTGAGGACGATAGGGATATTTCTGAACTGATCCGCATACACCTGTCCGATCTGAGTTATGATGTTGAACAATCCTATGATGGAAATGAGGCACTTGAATTAGCCCTGTCAAATCGCTATTCCATGCTTATTCTCGACATCATGCTGCCGGGAACAGATGGTTTTGACATCTGTAAGGAAGTCCGTAAGCATGACATGCAGCTGCCCATACTGATGCTGACCGCAAAGGCTGAAGAGATTGATAAGATCATGGGGCTGGAATTCGGAGCTGATGATTATCTGACGAAACCATTTAGCATTCGTGAGCTTACTGCACGCGTTAAAGCGCTATTGCGCAGATCGGATATCTCCGGAAAGAAGCACAGGGCTGACGAAAAATCTGTGATTACATTCGAAAACCTGAAGATCTTTCCGCATAAAAGATCAATTACAATCGAAGAAGAGATGATTGAGTTGACAGCGAAAGAATTCGACCTACTCTATCTGTTTGCCTCAAACCCGGGCAGGGCATACAGCCGTGATAACCTGTTGGACTTGGTGTGGGGATATCAGTATGAGGGATACAGCCATACGGTGAATTCACATATAAATCGACTCAGGACCAAAATTGAAAAAGATCCGTCTGAACCGAAGTATATAAAAACGGTTTGGGGCTTGGGCTATCGATTTACGGAGCGAAGGGAGCTGTCATAA
- a CDS encoding sensor histidine kinase, producing the protein MRFLRESFYAKIALVFMALMILTGILFLWIGIHSSIEFRNETYQKVNRELASEMAKEFQPFLYEEIQADSIRSRIQYLKGINPQVDIYLLGGNGMIKDYYPSRLSADTLKRRVIDLEPLDEFLNGAKLPLLGQDPTSESGKKPFSVAPIQIMDETGCYLYVILGGENYQGIAASIQNSYIMNSMFIGLALTMLLTFMVGLIAFRWLTSRIRTMSETVAAFEQGQLDERIRPESDDEIGQLGNSFDQMADTILANMKELRKTDSLRRELVANISHDLRSPLASIQGYLETIYQKDSTLSAKDRNTYFETILRNTTKLNKLVADLFDLSRLDAQDVEPKLEPVSMAELTQDLVLQFKPIAKSNGITLVAEYDEKEPGKVKADIGLMERAITNLIDNALKNTPEGGKVTVSTRKQGSYVQLSISDTGKGISRENLNRIFDRFYQTDTSRSKGTGAGLGLSIVQKIIEIHGSTLSVDSIVDKGTTFYFSLKPHPG; encoded by the coding sequence ATGAGATTTTTACGAGAAAGCTTTTACGCAAAGATTGCACTGGTATTTATGGCGCTGATGATACTGACTGGGATTCTGTTTCTATGGATCGGAATCCACTCGTCGATTGAGTTTCGGAATGAAACCTACCAAAAAGTAAACAGAGAGCTGGCAAGTGAAATGGCCAAGGAATTTCAGCCCTTTTTGTATGAAGAAATTCAGGCTGACAGCATCAGAAGCCGCATTCAGTACCTGAAGGGAATCAATCCGCAGGTTGATATCTATCTTTTGGGCGGAAATGGTATGATTAAAGATTACTACCCAAGCAGACTTTCTGCCGACACACTGAAGCGCAGGGTTATTGACCTAGAACCGCTCGATGAGTTTCTCAATGGCGCAAAGCTTCCTCTGTTAGGGCAAGACCCAACGTCTGAATCCGGAAAAAAGCCGTTCTCTGTTGCACCTATTCAGATTATGGATGAAACGGGCTGCTATCTCTATGTGATTTTAGGCGGCGAAAACTATCAGGGTATCGCAGCCAGCATACAAAACAGCTACATTATGAATTCTATGTTCATCGGGCTGGCACTTACAATGCTTCTCACTTTTATGGTTGGTTTAATAGCCTTTCGATGGCTCACATCCCGCATTCGCACAATGAGTGAAACTGTAGCAGCTTTTGAGCAGGGTCAACTGGATGAACGTATCCGGCCTGAGTCTGATGATGAAATAGGTCAGCTGGGGAACTCCTTTGATCAAATGGCGGATACCATTTTAGCTAACATGAAGGAGTTACGAAAAACTGACTCTCTTCGTCGCGAATTGGTCGCGAATATATCTCATGATTTACGGAGTCCGCTGGCGTCTATACAGGGCTATCTGGAAACTATTTATCAAAAGGATTCCACATTGAGTGCAAAAGATCGCAACACCTACTTTGAAACCATCCTGAGAAATACAACAAAGCTGAATAAACTGGTGGCCGATCTGTTCGACTTATCCAGGCTGGATGCGCAAGACGTAGAACCCAAGCTTGAGCCTGTGTCAATGGCTGAACTCACCCAGGACCTGGTACTACAATTCAAACCGATTGCCAAAAGCAATGGAATAACCCTGGTTGCGGAGTATGATGAGAAAGAGCCGGGAAAAGTGAAGGCAGATATTGGTTTGATGGAGAGGGCGATAACGAACCTGATCGACAATGCACTTAAAAATACACCCGAAGGCGGGAAAGTCACAGTGAGTACCCGTAAACAAGGCAGCTATGTTCAACTTAGTATATCAGATACAGGAAAAGGGATATCAAGGGAAAACCTGAATCGAATCTTCGATCGTTTTTACCAAACCGATACCAGTCGCTCAAAAGGTACGGGGGCCGGTTTGGGTCTCTCAATCGTTCAAAAAATCATTGAGATTCATGGATCAACACTGTCTGTTGACAGCATTGTTGACAAAGGCACTACCTTTTACTTCAGCCTTAAGCCACATCCCGGATGA
- a CDS encoding inositol monophosphatase family protein, translated as MNLLPLKDTAIDAAFAAGQIIRSYMEEEIPIEEKEGGTNYASQVVTKVDKECEEMILSYLLPACKEYDLALLTEETEDDGSRFEKEYFWCVDPIDGTLSFIKKEPGFSVSIALVSREGEPVIGVIYDPSTETLYHGAKGHGVYRNDKPWEFPAPNDHLTHVTDKPLENTSRPDDLKQLLQEKVEELGVSGMRVIQGGGSVLNAINVLKNPPSCMIKHPKKETGGGSLWDFASTACLFHELGCRATNFEGGQLDLNRKDSTFMHHEGIYYECFRNRSIDP; from the coding sequence ATGAACCTACTGCCCCTTAAAGATACCGCCATCGATGCTGCTTTTGCTGCAGGACAAATCATCAGGTCCTACATGGAGGAGGAAATCCCTATTGAAGAAAAAGAAGGGGGCACCAATTATGCCTCCCAGGTGGTCACCAAAGTGGACAAGGAGTGTGAAGAGATGATCCTTTCTTACCTGCTTCCCGCCTGCAAAGAATATGACCTGGCCCTTTTAACAGAAGAAACCGAAGACGACGGCAGCCGCTTTGAGAAAGAGTATTTTTGGTGTGTGGATCCGATAGACGGAACCCTGTCTTTTATAAAAAAAGAGCCGGGATTTTCGGTTTCCATTGCGTTGGTCAGCAGAGAGGGAGAGCCGGTGATCGGGGTCATCTACGATCCCAGTACCGAAACACTATATCATGGTGCGAAAGGTCACGGGGTGTATAGAAATGACAAGCCGTGGGAGTTTCCGGCACCGAATGATCATCTTACCCACGTTACGGATAAACCCTTGGAGAATACCTCCCGTCCGGACGATCTGAAGCAACTGCTGCAAGAGAAAGTGGAAGAGCTTGGAGTGTCCGGTATGAGGGTGATACAGGGCGGCGGGTCGGTTCTGAATGCCATCAATGTGCTGAAAAACCCTCCCTCCTGCATGATCAAACACCCCAAAAAAGAAACCGGGGGCGGAAGCCTCTGGGATTTTGCCTCAACAGCCTGTCTGTTTCACGAACTCGGCTGCCGCGCCACCAACTTTGAAGGCGGGCAGCTCGACCTGAACAGAAAGGATAGTACCTTTATGCATCATGAAGGCATTTATTATGAGTGTTTCCGGAACAGGAGCATCGATCCGTAA
- a CDS encoding phosphotransferase: MNERFKTVILESAGADSITDQQMLQELWSGYGKILRVRVAGGQTGSVVVKHIQTNETKQHPRGWNTDIGHRRKLRSYKVETHWYERYSSESTARVPRCLAVDHHGDDVLIVLEDLNVSGYPLRKSEVGWKEIDRVLKWLADFHSGFLGQTPDGLWEQGTYWHLETRPQEYKVLSDKRLKEAAPLIDQKLRSCTYKTFVHGDAKLANFCFSEQGDVAAVDFQYAGGGCGMKDVAYFIGSCLDEEECEALEQQVLDTYFKHLQRATRGRKKAIEAEWRSLYRVAWADFHRFLKGWSPGHWKINSYSERVTEEVISELLNEPTAP, translated from the coding sequence ATGAATGAAAGATTTAAAACTGTCATCCTGGAGAGCGCCGGAGCTGATTCTATAACGGATCAGCAGATGTTGCAGGAACTTTGGAGCGGCTACGGCAAGATCCTCCGTGTGCGAGTTGCAGGCGGCCAGACCGGAAGTGTGGTAGTTAAGCATATCCAGACGAACGAAACAAAACAGCATCCCAGAGGCTGGAATACGGATATCGGTCACCGGCGCAAGCTAAGATCCTACAAAGTGGAAACCCACTGGTATGAGCGTTACAGCTCCGAAAGTACGGCGCGAGTCCCCCGTTGCCTGGCAGTGGATCACCACGGCGACGACGTGCTGATTGTACTTGAAGACCTGAATGTATCCGGATATCCTCTGCGCAAATCTGAGGTGGGCTGGAAAGAAATCGACCGTGTTCTGAAATGGCTGGCTGATTTTCACTCGGGGTTTTTAGGACAGACTCCTGATGGTTTATGGGAACAGGGAACCTACTGGCACCTGGAAACACGTCCGCAGGAATACAAAGTTCTGAGCGATAAGCGACTGAAAGAAGCTGCGCCTCTCATTGATCAAAAACTGAGGTCCTGTACCTATAAAACCTTTGTTCACGGCGACGCCAAGCTGGCCAATTTCTGTTTTTCAGAACAGGGTGACGTGGCAGCGGTGGATTTCCAGTATGCAGGCGGCGGATGCGGCATGAAAGATGTGGCTTATTTTATCGGGAGTTGCCTGGATGAGGAGGAGTGCGAAGCCCTGGAACAGCAGGTGCTGGATACGTATTTCAAACACCTCCAACGGGCAACCCGAGGCAGAAAAAAGGCTATTGAAGCCGAATGGCGGTCACTGTACCGGGTGGCATGGGCCGACTTCCATCGGTTTTTAAAGGGCTGGAGTCCAGGTCACTGGAAAATCAACAGCTACAGCGAACGAGTAACCGAAGAAGTCATAAGTGAACTTTTAAATGAACCTACTGCCCCTTAA